From Cydia splendana chromosome 25, ilCydSple1.2, whole genome shotgun sequence:
CGGTGATGGCATCACGGAGCCCATCACACCTAAAACTATCCATGTAAGTACAGTTAGCTTCAATAGTTGCGTATGAAACAACGCGCTAAAAGTTTATGAAATACCACCCTGAAATATTCTCTCTCTTCCTAGCTATCTATCCCACATGGTGGTGGAGTCAGCTTTCCCGCTTAACCTTCTCCACTTCGCCCTGTCCACGACAACGTCCTCGGATAACTTGCACTCACTCATGTCCTTTAGCACTacatccttccatcttgttctgGGTCTGCCCCTAGATCTTCGACCACCCTGAAATACTAAagctattttatttagtttagtcaTTAGCTGAAGGAATACAATCCAACTATTTCTACTCTGAAAACTCGGTTGATGActaaattgtttatacgacaacggtttcactcacttgaatttttagtcgctattggcgacatgtttcgggcccgtcgggggtccttcctcaggctcgagtgctcgcggcggctgCAACTCGTGCACTGATCGgtttcaagtgagtgaaacgactataaacaatttaaaatatgtctcacgaaagtttaatatcggtTGATGACTCTGGATACAGGCATTATCAGTTATTTCAACTgctttacaaataataataaataaaaagggcctctgcgctgtttgctgcttcggccccacgcgtgcctcccaaaggtccgggaccccatggtcccgagatatgtcaaggacaaacaaataataataactatagTGTTGTAAGACCTTGGTAGGgtattaacacgttcactgccaATCACCCAACACACAATCGCGTATGGTTactatttaatattattgaagtgaaaacttctttagcggcgctgagcactttttgaggtggggaaaaattgataaactcgagacagcgtaacgcgtaacgctgacgtcatgtgtgacggacaatatTATTCActaaagaactttagtcataacgtatcataatcaggtcaattatttaaaactggacttttatattaagcaataaagctcaatgttctaatcttgtacaggctgaaatacgaggatctcacagttacataactttatatcactccaatataattcaataaagctacatcttgatgaaatcgctaataaaagtgaactctagttctggtgaataaaactcaaaatatcatgaccaaatatatttagacgcgaggtctgcaaggtaactttacaatttctattcaaattttaaacaattaacgctacaaatttaagctcactggccagctatttcggaactaaagtttttcaatagaaaggaggatgtgtcaattatacatagtgctgcagacattttggactagtcattgagttttcacttctgtcggcactcccggagtgcaacccgttgtttttattAACCTTACTGCATTAGAACTTTACTATGGAGTGCTAATAGTGctatatataaaataactatGGTATTCAAAGGGCAGTAAGACTTGAGGCTTCAAATACAAATACTTGGAAACTTTTTTGTTAAGAAAGCCATCTTAAGTTGCACAGCTAAGCCCTAACTCACAAAAATGTAaccaaggccgcaaaaataccTGCACgagccttagagcatttaataactgggagttgcctttaagagcttacccctctgccgaaaaccttgtataattgtgcaaacttttgtatggactgacatggctatttgtacgttacgtacaaatcatgtagaaatagcaatacatatgacgtcccctcccccgcaaaaatcgtcggcagactgttttgtacagaaaatgacagcaatgacgtctccagttactaaatgctctaaggcacGAGCTTATTTGTAGACCTATAAGaccgtgtcacatatttttgcggccctcgaAGAGTGACAAATATTAAGggttagttgcaccaaactgtttgtCATCGTTAAAGAGTCCGctacattttattgtatggaaagtttcatagtaaactATCGCGGCGCGTCGGGTggcgttgatcagtctgtcaagtgcggatggtgcaactggcactatagtagattgtacaacaagggcataaagtgacctatttatacccgaggcaattttttggtctgagcgaagcgaagaccaaaatagtagacgagggtaaaaatggacatttatgcccttgttgtacactctgcttttcacttcgattgcgaggaaaatatacaaaaaatcaaatattctaggttattttaacgtatttattcaagactaaagaaaattgttcttgtgccggtcggaggcgcggggcacgccgatcgggagagcgccggtcgggggcgcgccggcagggctggcagtttgtatggcagaatttggactttattgctaagtcaataagggtcgtaatcgATGATTTTACTGTATTCTCTAGAGcaagcataaaatgcgattttatgtcgtctacgcacgacataaaggtgcactttttgagcatgagaagtgaaaaatgaATTAATGCATATTTTGTTTCAGGCGTTCCGTCCGTCGCCGGGCGTGGCGCCGCGCTCGGGCAAGAAGGCCCGCGCGCCGCCCGGCAAGAAGAACCACAACATGCGCGACGCCTTCCGGACCAACATACTGATGCACATACTGGAGTTTGTACAGGACGATACCGAGGTAAGTGCTAGAAacgccgctcccatacaatcgaacaTTACGCTCTCTTTTTAAAACGACTCGCAATGAAATCATGAAGTTTACTTCTGTacctaaaatatgtataatagcGTATTTCATTAATCttatgctttatttcatgcatggtgtaaaataaatttattttaaatacagacaATTGCCCTATATCTGtctgtgtacagtcacctgcaatgatAGGTCTtacctctgggaaaacgcgcatttttgagtttttatatgttttccgagcaaagcttggtctccgaaatattattacaataaataaCATTGTAGACAGACTTACAATTAAGCTTAATTGTATTCCAGACGGAGCTCCTATTCGACACGTCCCTCCGGCAGCACGAGCGGCGCTACATCACCAACATCGTGCACTCCGTGGTCAACGACGAAGCCCTGCACGCGCTCACCTCCACCGCGCAGTACGAGCTCGCCAGGGATATACACAAGTGTAACAAATACTTGCTGGAGTGCGCTCAAGGAGACAACCAGTAAGTACTTCCATAGCAAACATCGGAGGCTCGTGGCACTTAGGTAGCACTCGGTGGTCAACGACGAAGCCCTGCACGCGCTCACCTCCACCGCGCAGTACGAGCTCGCCAGGGATATACACAAGTGTAACAAATACTTGCTGGAGTGCGCTCAAGGAGACAACCAGTAAGTACTTCCATAGCAAACATCGGAGGCTCGTGGCACTTAGGTAGCACTCGGTGGTCAACGACGAAGCCCTGCACGCGCTCACCTCCACCGCGCAGTACGAGCTCGCCAGGGATATACACAAGTGTAACAAATACTTGCTGGAGTGCGCTCAAGGAGACAACCAGTAAGTACTTTCATAGCAAACATCGGAGGCTCGTGGCACTTAGGTAGCACTCGGTGGTCAACGACGAAGCCCTGCACGCGCTCATCTTCACCGCGCAGTACGAGCTCGCCAGGGATATACACAAGTGTAACAAATACTTGCTGGAGTGCGCTCAAGGAGACAACCAGTAAGTACTTTAATAGCACACATCGGATGCTCGTGGCACTTAGGTAGCACTCGGTGGTCAACGACGAAGCCCTGCACGCGCTCACCTCCACCGCGCAGTACGAGCTCGCCAGGGATATACACAAGTGTAACAAATACTTGCTGGAGTGCGCTCAAGGAGACAACCAGTAAGTACTTTAATAGCACACATCGGATGCTCGTGGCACTTAGGTAGCACTCGGTGGTCAACGACGAAGCCCTGCACGCGCTCACCTCCACCGCGCAGTACGAGTTCGCCAGGGATATACACAAGTGTAACAAATACTTGCTGGAGTGCGCTCAAGGAGACAACCAGTAAGTACTTTAATAGCACACATCGGATGCTCGTGGCACTTAGGTAGCACTCGGTGGTCAACGACGAAGCCCTGCACGCGCTCACCTCCACCGCGCAGTACGAGCTCGCCAGGGATATACACAAGTGTAACAAATACTTGCTGGAGTGCGCTCAAGGAGACAACCAGTAAGTACTTTAATAGCACACATCGGATGCTCGTGGCACTTAGGTAGCACTCGGTGGTCAACGACGAAGCCCTGCACGCGCTCACCTCCACCGCGCAGTACGAGCTCGCCAGGGATATACACAAGTGTAACAAATACTTGCTGGAGTGCGCTCAAGGAGACAACCAGTAAGTactttaatagggaatattacgcaaaactctgcgcagggggcgccactaccactatccatcacaatctgggggtctaccgcgaaacaagaaaatcgaaatttcgttatctgacCTCTTCAtcgtttcgattttcgcgtttcccggtaggtcctttgtaaacaaaccgccttgatgcatcaatgtcatatttattgtctgtgaaaacttgtcaaaaacagtttaaggcacagtatgtataagttccTCTATGGCTTATTAGAGGCGCTTAGTGCTgtactctggcggcagaacattggagtaataccccctattggaACAGAGTTGTTTTTCTTGTGTTTCGTCGAGTTCAAAACATAAGAAATTCAACCATATTTCCTTCAATATTACTTTCAAATTCAATTGGCAATTTCTTTTTGACCTgcagtgccggcagaagtgaaaactcaatgacattgtaacagtttttcgatcaggtcacgtgtccgtcttacgaagcgtcttacgtcttacgtcaaattattaataacagcgccatctagtgcaaaatgtttgcagcacggcactatgtatatgtatggcatttaaatcaataaagaaaaactcaatgacattgtaacagtttttcgatcaggtcacgtgtccgtcttacgtcttacgaatcttacggtcacgtgacctgtcgcgagtttaacattttttccccattacaaaaagtgcacagcgccgctaaagaagttttcacttcaaaaacgcaGTACCATAATATTACATTTCCTTCCAGCCAACTAGGCATCTACAAGGAGGCCCCAGAAGATGTCTACCTCGTCACCCCCGACGACTTTTTATCAAAAGACACAGACAGCGACAAGAATGTCACCATCGACGAAGATGTCACCCACGACACGAGTGACAAAGTCGTCACCCACGACACAAGTGACAAAGTCGTCACCCACGACACAAGTGACAAACTCAACGGAGATATGGAGGACGACGAAAATCCTTTTCTAAAAAGCATTAAAAAGAGTATAAAGAAATACGATGAGCCGAAATTGACTAATAAGTTTGAGACGGATTGTGTGATAGCGAAGGAGAGTGACCCTAAAGTGGAGGGCAGTAAGGGGGATATTCCGGTGACGGCTGCTGATAAGATGTTGGAGTTCTTTTTGGAGTTTGCTGAGACGGAGACTTATAAGGAGATGCGGTTAGtcattctttttatttatttttttaaacatgtccGGCTCACAGCGGAAACCAAACGCCAGAACATGGAAAAACatacaaattaatattttacaaatacacAGGACAAGTGAAAAGACACAGACAAGTAAACAAAAAACCGGACcgggcgagtcggactcgcccaccgagggttccgtactttttgtatttgttgttatagcggcaacagaaatacatcatctttgaaaatttcaactgtctagctatcacggttcgtgagatacagtctagtgacagacggacggacggacggacggacagcggagtcttagtaatagggtcccgttttaccctttgggtacggaaccctaaaaagacacagacaagtaaacaaaaaaaaaactattcataatcataatatccACATTTTATATTCGGGCATATCTCCCAACCGCTTTTGTCTAGGGGCGTCcgataaaaacaattaaatattggGATATTTTCGAGCACGAAACACCCAAGTtatcattaatattaatatttatattttatccctttATTGTAtgcttttacaagcttttatataacttgccctgttagtatgtatgttttcaccacaccaactggtaaaggctctcttgattgttcaaaaaccgatagtaaagttacattttattcacatgtgaggcaaagtaatcaaatgcaaatattgagttgtttccttatgtttgctggttgaattgacttttaaatgatgattttgaatgataaatatttaataacattcatttggatttaatttcgtttgtttttgtttgatatcttacagttaatattttcttcgggttggtgtggtgaaaaattttgtgattccactcgggggcaaattttgtttaaccctcgtgctttgaatccctcgcaacgctcaagattccatttttcattTTGCCATggtcatgggagcctggggtccgcttggcaactaatcccaagaattggcgtaggtactagtatttaagaaagcgactgccatctgaccttccaacccagaggggaaactaggcctaatttccggtccggtttcctcacgatgttttccttcaccgaaaagcgactgataaatatcaaatgatatttcgtacatcaaacccgaaaaactcattggtacgagccggggtttgaacccaatATTAgtattgcaagtcgcacgctcttaccgctaggccaccagcgctttttattAATGAGTATAAGTTGCctattgaaagaaaagtacagtcaacgataaaagcttgcaccaaaaattaaaaatttccaaTAAACTAATAAAATGTTTCAGCTTCCTAGGCACATTCGCCGACGCCCAATCGTCAGCCATCCACGACATCCTGAACGACGTGTCCGCCTGGTCGCTCGGCAGCTTCCGCGGACACGAGCTCGTGGCGAGGGCGCTACGGGCCGCTACGCTCAAGATACGGGACGGGGCTAACGGGACCCCTGAGTAAGTTAAACTCATTTGTCGGCTATAGACGACTGTGGcaattatagttatttacgatacaagtgcggaaaagaggaaattacctattcgcacgtgtatcgtacaacgttttacagtacatatggtatggccctttaaacttttgacatatacacgaaaagtgctattttacgcactagtgcggggaaatagggccatatgtactgtagaatatcttttttctactagtcgactgtaattcttgaattaagatttcttataccaaactgcaattgggtatttttaatgtatgggctcccaactcaactataatattcatttcgatacagtttagtgaactataatgaaatttaccaatcacagctcgccgcgatcaagaggacgaaacaaaaccataggtcaaattaattattgtaggttgtatagtagaaacaattggttcctaagtcagaaacgcgcatgtgacacccttaatatagcaacatccatagactacgaaaaccacttagtgttgcttgttagtctccataggctacggtggccaaaatcgagaaaacaactgtctaaaaattgaatttagcgcggagcaagtaccagggcctcatgagttacgagaaggtgtcgttgaccagcccgccgtagggcacggcggccgggtcgcgtaccagtatgaaggtatcgcggctgctcgcgaatcttagctgtatacttttggtttggtttgtttgtatgattctactagtttaaagtattatttttgttgactagtagaaaaagtattgtatacaatagtgatataatcaagcttttcaatctcgtaccttacttaggcaactcagcaagcttcgttgcctaaacacggtactcgactgaaaaactctctattatatcacgattgtataaaatactattagtgAAAGCCTTTGTTTTATCATTTTGTGTAAAAAAGGGTAATTccccagtaactggccactgttagtaaatggccaccctaaactacaaatgaattctattcacctataaacagaattcattagagtataaggcggctagttattgaaaccttatactaaaatgaattctgtttataggtgaatagaattcatttttaatttagggtggccaattactaacagtggccgACGACTGACGAATTACCTTACTGTATCTTttgctttaaaaataaatatatcttaTCTAATAGCTTATAATTTTGCGTATGTCACCTGACACCGTAAAGATACCAAGACAATGGCAacaaagtaaaagtaaaaaaccgcacaagtgcgagtcggactcgcccaccgagggttccgtactttttagtatttgttgttatagcggcaacagaaatacatcatctgtgaaaatttcaattgtctaggTATCACGGttcgtacggaaccctaaaaaaccaaCTACGATGCAGCggggcaatttcgactgcgggataatttcaactaatcgaaatatcgtccatgttttacattattaactagagtcacacacaacacatatatctcgctatctggacatatatggcactctagttaataatgtaaaacatggaagatacttcgattagtttaaattacttTAAATTACCCCGTTGCACCTTACGATtatttttcgtaaaaaaaaacaaatcgatTCGATTACCAACTCGTTCACttgataaacaaatatttatgataaacacaaaaataaattcacacaaaaataaattcaatagtTTTAAATGATTCACacttagtttcactagacttatatcgaccgggatatgaagcgttagattaccttttgtattgtttttttttgtttgcaaaaggtaatcacggttcatatcccggtcgatataagtctagtcaaaataaattcatttaCAGAGTATCGAatccaggccgcgtagccaacatgccaatccctaacactacgtagcgaacgaaaagcaaatgtcactgtcacactaataaggaagagtgatagagagacacaaattattttattaaataatccgGCCTCCGGCACCGGAggtcttggtcactttttagggttccgtacccatagggtaaaacgggaccctattactaagacttcgctgtccgtccgtccgtccatccgtccgtccgtccgtccgtctgtcaccaggctgtatctcacgaaccgtgatagctagacagttgaaattttcacagatgatgtatttctgttgccgctataacaacaaatactaaaaacagaataaaataaagatttaaatggcgctcccatacaacaaacgtgatttttgaccaaagttaagcaacgtcgggagtggtcagtatttggttgggtgcccgtttttttttttttgctttttttttgttttttttttttttttttttttttatggtacggaacccttcgtgcgcgagtccgactcgcacttgcccggtttttctttGGTATATCTAtggtctgtatgttcgcgagaAACAcagaaactactgaacggattttcatgcggtttccacctgtcaatagagtgattcttgaggaaggtttaggtgtaattTGTTAAAGTTTACGCGTGCgcagccggggcgggtcgctagtg
This genomic window contains:
- the LOC134802674 gene encoding uncharacterized protein LOC134802674; translation: MLVHSVVNDEALHALTSTAQYELARDIHKCNKYLLECAQGDNHQLGIYKEAPEDVYLVTPDDFLSKDTDSDKNVTIDEDVTHDTSDKVVTHDTSDKVVTHDTSDKLNGDMEDDENPFLKSIKKSIKKYDEPKLTNKFETDCVIAKESDPKVEGSKGDIPVTAADKMLEFFLEFAETETYKEMRFLGTFADAQSSAIHDILNDVSAWSLGSFRGHELVARALRAATLKIRDGANGTPERLWPSSESLAKDANDGYSRQLR